One segment of Ziziphus jujuba cultivar Dongzao chromosome 12, ASM3175591v1 DNA contains the following:
- the LOC107434598 gene encoding WAT1-related protein At5g40240, translated as MGTERSLSGMEKLNLRVQSSQAKFVGTIASISGALMNENLLNTHVPRHRQNVSGWLAQILKHVGTDLSCPTLATAISDLTPAFAFIIAIICREEDLTKKSSQAKSVGTIISIAGALIVTLYKGVRLTSASPLPGKFLDQLLFSVQSKWVIAGFILLLQSFFHALTFVVQSWVMVEYSAELDETLTDYPVEYPEEREYPAELIATLREYLREYTAELIATLFCCISMTIISAIVALIAERSNPDAWQIKSNMELIAIGFNAVFAIAFGKAVHLWAVRKKGPIYRAAFKPLRTVIAFIFGIIFQGETIYLGRVIAGAIVTGGFYAVIWGKAQEDQVVEHSQPRPADCS; from the exons ATGGGGACGGAGAGATCATTATCAGG GATGGAAAAGCTAAATCTGAGAGTCCAAAGCAGTCAGGCAAAGTTTGTGGGCACTATAGCATCCATCAGTGGAGCTCTAATG AATGAGAACTTACTTAACACTCACGTACCTCGTCATCGGCAAAATGTTTCTGGTTGGCTTGCTCag ATACTAAAGCATGTTGGAACAGACCTCAGCTGTCCTACTTTGGCAACAGCAATATCTGATCTCACACCAGCTTTTGCCTTCATCATTGCTATCATTtgcag GGAGGAAGACTTGACAAAGAAGAGTAGTCAAGCAAAGAGTGTTGGCACCATAATTTCAATAGCAGGGGCATTAATTGTAACTTTATATAAAGGCGTACGTCTTACAAGTGCTTCTCCTCTGCCTGGGAAATTCCTCGATCAGCTTCTTTTCTCAGTTCAATCTAAATGGGTTATTGCGGGTTTTATACTTTTATTGCAGAGCTTTTTCCATGCACTTACTTTTGTAGTACag AGTTGGGTTATGGTGGAGTACTCTGCAGAGCTAGATGAAACCCTGACGGACTACCCTGTGGAGTACCCTGAAGAGAGGGAGTACCCTGCAGAGCTAATTGCAACCCTGAGGGAGTACCTGAGGGAGTACACCGCAGAGCTAATTGCAACCCTGTTTTGTTGTATCTCTATGACCATAATATCTGCAATAGTAGCTCTGATTGCTGAGAGATCAAACCCAGATGCTTGGCAAATCAAGTCTAATATGGAGCTTATTGCAATTGGGTTTAAT GCAGTTTTTGCGATAGCATTTGGAAAAGCTGTTCATTTATGGGCAGTCCGCAAGAAGGGTCCCATATATCGTGCCGCGTTTAAGCCACTTAGAACTGTCATTGCATTCATCTTTGGGATTATTTTTCAAGGGGAAACCATCTACCTTGGAAG GGTGATTGCAGGGGCTATTGTAACTGGGGGATTTTACGCCGTGATTTGGGGAAAAGCCCAAGAAGACCAGGTTGTTGAACATAGTCAACCACGCCCCGCTGATTGCTCATAA
- the LOC107434597 gene encoding WAT1-related protein At4g15540 isoform X1 encodes MGTARSLSGYVIVMMVGLEFLEVGLNTICKAAMRKGMSELVFVFYSNAFAVFLLLPSSFIFYRKRSRPEITLSIIFRIFVLALLSCSAQMLTYIGLGYSSPTLASAMTDLTPAFTFILAMIFGMEKLNLRVQSSQAKFVGTIASISGALIVSLYKGPPISNNVPSMNIANELLSMPKSNWVIGGFFLAGHSLFLALLFILQTWIIRDYPAELLVTTMCCIFVTVLSFIVSLIGEKDPTTWRLRPNTELIAIVYSAVYAVALRNVIHTYVLRKKGPVYVSMFKPLGMVIAVFLGVTILGDILHLGSVIGGAVIALGFYAVIWGQAQQDRNRVEVEETKTYSSLSHSHTVPLLQNKCTEV; translated from the exons ATGGGGACGGCGAGATCATTATCAGGGTATGTAATAGTGATGATGGTGGGATTGGAGTTTTTGGAAGTGGGATTGAACACCATTTGCAAAGCGGCCATGAGAAAGGGAATGAGTGAGCTTGTCTTTGTTTTCTACTCCAATGCCTTCGCAGTTTTCCTACTCCTTCCATCTTCCTTCATCTTTTACAG AAAAAGAAGTCGTCCCGAGATCACACTCTCCATCATCTTCAGAATCTTTGTGCTTGCATTGCTCAg CTGTAGCGCGCAGATGCTAACTTACATTGGGTTGGGTTATAGTTCTCCAACTTTGGCCTCTGCAATGACCGATTTAACCCCAGCATTTACATTCATACTCGCTATGATCTTCGG GATGGAAAAGCTAAATCTGAGAGTCCAAAGCAGTCAGGCAAAGTTTGTGGGCACTATAGCATCCATCAGTGGAGCTCTAATAGTGAGTTTATACAAAGGCCCGCCCATCTCAAATAATGTACCATCAATGAATATAGCAAATGAGCTTCTTTCAATGCCAAAGTCAAATTGGGTCATTGGAGGCTTTTTTCTTGCTGGTCATAGCCTTTTCCTTGCACTCTTATTCATTCTCCAG ACATGGATTATAAGGGACTACCCTGCAGAGCTACTGGTTACAACCATGTGTTGCATATTTGTGACCGTCCTATCTTTCATAGTCTCTCTCATTGGAGAAAAAGATCCAACTACTTGGAGACTGAGGCCTAATACAGAGTTGATAGCTATTGTGTACTCG GCAGTGTATGCAGTAGCACTTAGAAATGTAATTCATACATATGTATTGCGAAAGAAAGGACCTGTTTATGTTTCCATGTTCAAGCCTCTTGGAATGGTGATTGCAGTTTTCTTGGGTGTTACTATTCTTGGAGATATACTTCATCTTGGAAG CGTTATTGGAGGAGCTGTAATTGCACTCGGGTTCTATGCTGTTATATGGGGCCAAGCTCAGCAAGATAGAAACAGGGTTGAAGTTGAAGAAACCAAGACTTATAGCTCTCTATCACATTCTCACACTGTCCCtcttcttcaaaataaatgtacTGAAGTATAG
- the LOC107434597 gene encoding WAT1-related protein At5g40240 isoform X2 — MGTARSLSGYVIVMMVGLEFLEVGLNTICKAAMRKGMSELVFVFYSNAFAVFLLLPSSFIFYRMEKLNLRVQSSQAKFVGTIASISGALIVSLYKGPPISNNVPSMNIANELLSMPKSNWVIGGFFLAGHSLFLALLFILQTWIIRDYPAELLVTTMCCIFVTVLSFIVSLIGEKDPTTWRLRPNTELIAIVYSAVYAVALRNVIHTYVLRKKGPVYVSMFKPLGMVIAVFLGVTILGDILHLGSVIGGAVIALGFYAVIWGQAQQDRNRVEVEETKTYSSLSHSHTVPLLQNKCTEV; from the exons ATGGGGACGGCGAGATCATTATCAGGGTATGTAATAGTGATGATGGTGGGATTGGAGTTTTTGGAAGTGGGATTGAACACCATTTGCAAAGCGGCCATGAGAAAGGGAATGAGTGAGCTTGTCTTTGTTTTCTACTCCAATGCCTTCGCAGTTTTCCTACTCCTTCCATCTTCCTTCATCTTTTACAG GATGGAAAAGCTAAATCTGAGAGTCCAAAGCAGTCAGGCAAAGTTTGTGGGCACTATAGCATCCATCAGTGGAGCTCTAATAGTGAGTTTATACAAAGGCCCGCCCATCTCAAATAATGTACCATCAATGAATATAGCAAATGAGCTTCTTTCAATGCCAAAGTCAAATTGGGTCATTGGAGGCTTTTTTCTTGCTGGTCATAGCCTTTTCCTTGCACTCTTATTCATTCTCCAG ACATGGATTATAAGGGACTACCCTGCAGAGCTACTGGTTACAACCATGTGTTGCATATTTGTGACCGTCCTATCTTTCATAGTCTCTCTCATTGGAGAAAAAGATCCAACTACTTGGAGACTGAGGCCTAATACAGAGTTGATAGCTATTGTGTACTCG GCAGTGTATGCAGTAGCACTTAGAAATGTAATTCATACATATGTATTGCGAAAGAAAGGACCTGTTTATGTTTCCATGTTCAAGCCTCTTGGAATGGTGATTGCAGTTTTCTTGGGTGTTACTATTCTTGGAGATATACTTCATCTTGGAAG CGTTATTGGAGGAGCTGTAATTGCACTCGGGTTCTATGCTGTTATATGGGGCCAAGCTCAGCAAGATAGAAACAGGGTTGAAGTTGAAGAAACCAAGACTTATAGCTCTCTATCACATTCTCACACTGTCCCtcttcttcaaaataaatgtacTGAAGTATAG
- the LOC132800131 gene encoding WAT1-related protein At5g40240-like: protein MAGGMENIGRFVGIAMVVLAQVRATSTQSFCPFQLVLNGGLIGSSSIEDSSLFPLLRKRRGFGLLMGNAGLQYSSVTLNSAMLNLIPAFTFLLALAFRMEKLKLKSSSSQAKSLGTLVSIAEAFVVTFYKGSPIIKARTLFVSTHQFLVFTTITLDPWRFSPCS from the exons ATGGCAGGTGGTATGGAGAATATAGGGCGGTTTGTGGGAATCGCAATGGTGGTTCTGGCTCAG GTCAGAGCGACCTCCACTCAGTCTTTCTGTCCTTTCCAGCTTGTTCTTAATGGGGGGCTTATTGG TTCTTCTTCAATTGAAGAttcttctctttttcctctGTTAAGAAAACGCAGAGGTTTTGGACTGTTGATGGGAAATGCTGGTTTACAGTACAGTTCTGTTACACTTAACTCTGCCATGCTCAACCTCATTCCAGCTTTTACTTTTCTACTTGCATTAGCTTTCAG gaTGGAAAAATTGAAGTTGAAGAGCTCAAGTAGCCAAGCTAAATCTCTAGGAACTCTAGTGTCAATAGCAGAAGCATTTGTTGTGACCTTCTACAAAGGCTCACCCATCATTAAGGCTCGTACCCTTTTCGTATCGACCCATCAATTTCTCGTCTTTACCACAATCACATTGGATCCTTGGAGGTTTTCTCCTTGCAGCTGA
- the LOC107434599 gene encoding WAT1-related protein At5g40210 isoform X3, with translation MGIGNAFRGGVITWCLKRKGPSYVSIFKPLALVIADVVDVTFLGEGLYFGSLVGGVVIVAGFYAVMWGKAKEEKSLKNTDKVECLDSSDESSPLLQNRQ, from the exons ATG GGAATTGGAAATGCATTCCGTGGCGGCGTGATTACATGGTGCCTAAAGAGAAAAGGGCCTTCATATGTCTCAATATTCAAACCCCTTGCACTTGTCATTGCAGACGTCGTCGATGTAACATTTTTAGGAGAAGGTCTTTATTTCGGAAG CTTGGTTGGTGGAGTTGTTATTGTCGCTGGTTTTTATGCTGTGATGTGGGGCAAAGCCAAAGAAGAGAAATCACTCAAGAATACTGATAAAGTTGAATGCTTGGATTCATCCGATGAAAGTTCTCCTCTTCTGCAGAATAGGCAGTAg
- the LOC107434599 gene encoding WAT1-related protein At5g40210 isoform X2, with amino-acid sequence MITVAFCCFFVSMEISLVSLIIIKDPNAWRLQFDVTLVAVLFSGIGNAFRGGVITWCLKRKGPSYVSIFKPLALVIADVVDVTFLGEGLYFGSLVGGVVIVAGFYAVMWGKAKEEKSLKNTDKVECLDSSDESSPLLQNRQ; translated from the exons ATGATCACAGTTGCCTTTTGCTGCTTCTTTGTGTCTATGGAAATTTCATTAGTCTCGCTGATTATAATAAAAGACCCAAATGCCTGGAGATTACAATTCGATGTCACATTGGTTGCAGTTTTATTCTCT GGAATTGGAAATGCATTCCGTGGCGGCGTGATTACATGGTGCCTAAAGAGAAAAGGGCCTTCATATGTCTCAATATTCAAACCCCTTGCACTTGTCATTGCAGACGTCGTCGATGTAACATTTTTAGGAGAAGGTCTTTATTTCGGAAG CTTGGTTGGTGGAGTTGTTATTGTCGCTGGTTTTTATGCTGTGATGTGGGGCAAAGCCAAAGAAGAGAAATCACTCAAGAATACTGATAAAGTTGAATGCTTGGATTCATCCGATGAAAGTTCTCCTCTTCTGCAGAATAGGCAGTAg
- the LOC107434599 gene encoding WAT1-related protein At5g40210 isoform X1: MITVAFCCFFVSMEISLVSLIIIKDPNAWRLQFDVTLVAVLFSISILTDLKGIGNAFRGGVITWCLKRKGPSYVSIFKPLALVIADVVDVTFLGEGLYFGSLVGGVVIVAGFYAVMWGKAKEEKSLKNTDKVECLDSSDESSPLLQNRQ; the protein is encoded by the exons ATGATCACAGTTGCCTTTTGCTGCTTCTTTGTGTCTATGGAAATTTCATTAGTCTCGCTGATTATAATAAAAGACCCAAATGCCTGGAGATTACAATTCGATGTCACATTGGTTGCAGTTTTATTCTCTATAAGTATATTAACAGATTTAAAG GGAATTGGAAATGCATTCCGTGGCGGCGTGATTACATGGTGCCTAAAGAGAAAAGGGCCTTCATATGTCTCAATATTCAAACCCCTTGCACTTGTCATTGCAGACGTCGTCGATGTAACATTTTTAGGAGAAGGTCTTTATTTCGGAAG CTTGGTTGGTGGAGTTGTTATTGTCGCTGGTTTTTATGCTGTGATGTGGGGCAAAGCCAAAGAAGAGAAATCACTCAAGAATACTGATAAAGTTGAATGCTTGGATTCATCCGATGAAAGTTCTCCTCTTCTGCAGAATAGGCAGTAg